From one Amaranthus tricolor cultivar Red isolate AtriRed21 chromosome 17, ASM2621246v1, whole genome shotgun sequence genomic stretch:
- the LOC130804833 gene encoding LIM domain-containing protein WLIM2b-like produces MFTGTLEKCKACDKTVYVVDMVTADGIPYHKTCFRCSQCNGKLTIGRFSTLDEVLFCMPHFEQQFRKTGAYSNNKSQTSVKPELNKTPSKVSTMFSGTQDKCATCKKTAYPLEKIIVEGENYHKSCFRCAKGGCFLNASNYAALDGFLYCKPHFSQLFKEKGSYNYLTKSISVKKNEDAIPNEEQPVAETQVLQQQEKKPVPEE; encoded by the exons atgtttactGGAACTCTTGAGAAATGCAAGGCGTGTGATAAGACTGTTTATGTTGTTGATATGGTCACAGCTGATGGAATTCCTTATCATAAAACTTGTTTCAGATGCAGCCAGTGTAATGGCAAACTTACG ATTGGCAGATTTTCAACTTTAGATGAAGTATTATTTTGCATGCCACATTTTGAGCAACAATTCAGAAAAACTGGAGCTTATTCCAATAATAAGTCTCAAACAT CTGTCAAGCCTGAATTG AACAAAACACCTAGCAAGGTCTCCACCATGTTTTCTGGAACTCAAGATAAATGTGCTACTTGTAAAAAAACTGCATATCCTCTTGAGAAG ATAATAGTAGAGGGTGAAAACTACCACAAATCATGCTTCAGATGTGCAAAAGGAGGTTGCTTCTTGAATGCATCAAACTATGCTGCTCTAGATGGATTTTTGTATTGCAAACCTCACTTTTCTCAGCTCTTTAAGGAAAAGGGCTCATACAATTACCTTACAAAATCAATTTCAGTCAAGAAAAATGAAGATGCAATTCCTAATGAAGAACAACCTGTTGCAGAAACCCAAGTTCTGCAACAACAAGAAAAGAAACCAGTACCAGAAGAGTAG
- the LOC130804831 gene encoding protein NUCLEAR FUSION DEFECTIVE 4-like → MSVDSFNGSPCRNARSFTIQLLTGRFFVVFSTLIILAFIGATYIFGLYSGDIKTTLGYDQTTLNLLSFFKDLGAYFSPHAGLLMEVVPPWAVLSLGSLINFFGYFMIWLFVTHKISRPPVWLMCLYITIGTNSLGFANTGGLVPSVQNFPENRGVVIGILKSYLGIGGAIMTQFYHAIYGNDNNGEGVILIIAWLPALVLLLFAFSIRVIKETGRQINREKKFFYHILYMSLAMAGFIMVMIIVQKQVNFSKAAYSGSYAVIMILLVLPIFLVFREEYAIWKTKLEARNASNTLSELKIVPKQYETLTNHRTNTNESPSEVLWHQSIFRPPPIGDNHSILQATFSIDMQILFLATICGIGGNLATIDNLGQIGASLGYPKKSISTFVSLVSIWQFLGRVMGGLISERLLAKYKWPRPACLTIILLISCIAHLLIAFNVPHGLYVASIIMGFCFGAEWTYLFTIISELFGLRHYGTLYNYGSLAAPLGSFIFNVRVAGHLYDREGLRQLAALGLTRKHGEELRCSGVKCYQLAYIIITVATCTTALVSLILVARTRKFYQGDIYKRYQDDENDSLSNNGLRETS, encoded by the coding sequence atgaGTGTTGATAGTTTTAATGGCAGTCCTTGTAGAAATGCTAGGAGCTTTACAATACAGCTCTTAACGGGGCGATTTTTCGTTGTATTTTCGACGCTTATAATCCTTGCTTTTATAGGTGCTACATACATATTTGGTCTATACTCAGGTGACATAAAAACAACACTTGGGTATGATCAAACAACACTTAATCTCCTAAGTTTTTTCAAAGATCTTGGGGCTTATTTTAGCCCTCATGCTGGGTTACTTATGGAAGTGGTCCCACCTTGGGCTGTTCTTTCATTAGGttctttaataaatttttttgggtattttatgaTTTGGCTTTTTGTCACACATAAAATCTCTCGTCCTCCTGTTTGGTTGATGTGTTTGTACATAACTATTGGTACTAACTCTTTAGGGTTTGCCAACACCGGAGGACTTGTTCCTAGTGTTCAAAACTTCCCTGAAAATCGAGGGGTTGTAATTGGGATTTTGAAGTCATATTTAGGGATTGGTGGTGCTATTATGACACAATTTTACCATGCTATATATGGTAATGACAACAATGGGGAAGGTGTGATTTTGATCATCGCGTGGTTACCTGCCCTCGTGTTGTTGCTCTTTGCGTTTAGCATAAGAGTTATAAAAGAAACCGGTAGGCAAATAAACAGAGAGAAGAAATTCTTCTATCATATTCTCTATATGTCTCTTGCCATGGCAGGGTTCATTATGGTGATGATCATAGTACAAAAACAAGTTAATTTCAGTAAAGCTGCTTATAGTGGTAGTTATGCTGTCATAATGATCCTCCTTGTTCTACCTATCTTTTTAGTCTTTAGAGAAGAGTATGCTATTTGGAAAACTAAGCTTGAAGCCCGTAATGCTTCCAATACCCTCTCTGAGCTCAAAATCGTACCAAAACAATATGAAACTCTAACAAACCATCGAACTAACACAAACGAATCCCCTTCAGAAGTACTTTGGCATCAAAGTATCTTTCGCCCTCCACCTATCGGAGATAACCACTCAATCTTACAAGCAACTTTTAGTATTGACATGCAAATTTTATTCCTAGCAACAATTTGTGGTATAGGAGGGAACTTAGCCACTATAGATAACTTAGGTCAAATTGGGGCCTCATTAGGATACCCAAAGAAAAGTATAAGCACATTTGTGTCCTTAGTTTCTATATGGCAATTTCTAGGCCGTGTCATGGGAGGACTCATCTCAGAGCGTTTATTAGCCAAATACAAATGGCCTAGACCCGCCTGCCTGACCATTATCTTACTTATATCATGTATTGCCCACCTTCTTATCGCCTTCAACGTGCCTCATGGCCTATATGTTGCATCAATTATAATGGGATTCTGTTTTGGGGCAGAGTGGACGTACCTATTCACCATAATATCTGAACTCTTTGGGCTTAGACATTATGGTACGTTGTATAATTATGGTTCATTGGCTGCGCCATTGGGGTCATTCATATTCAATGTTAGGGTCGCGGGACATTTGTATGATCGCGAGGGATTAAGACAACTCGCGGCATTGGGACTGACTAGGAAGCATGGGGAAGAGTTGCGTTGTAGTGGTGTTAAGTGTTATCAATTGGCTTATATCATAATTACCGTGGCTACGTGTACTACTGCACTTGTGTCTTTGATTCTTGTGGCTAGAACTAGAAAGTTTTACCAAGGGGATATTTATAAGAGGTACcaagatgatgaaaatgattcTTTAAGTAATAATGGGTTGAGAGAAACTTCTTAA